From one Planktothrix agardhii NIES-204 genomic stretch:
- the glk_2 gene encoding glucokinase, whose product MTLLLAGDIGGTKTILRLVDGTEIVKDSQTQERLKTLYESRYLSGDYPDLVPIVKQFLQEAQEQLGENLHPEKACFAIAGPVVHQTAKLTNLPWHLDAQYLGSELAISQVTLINDFEAVGYGVTGLPESDLLVLQKGQHQADSPIGVIGAGTGLGQCFVTPLVNGIKVYPCEGGHTDFAPRYELEFQLMKYLLAKHSIDRISVERVVSGPGIIAIYQFLRDTATQRWRDRNMATESPEISDIVKEWEHQIGLTEVTVDPAAAISQAALEKRDHLSEQTMQLFVESYGAEAGNLALKLLPYGGLYIAGGIAPKILPLLETSEFMQAFSNKGRMKPILAKVPVYVVLNPQVGLIGAAVCAAIF is encoded by the coding sequence ATGACCTTATTATTAGCCGGAGATATTGGGGGAACAAAAACGATTTTGCGCTTGGTGGATGGGACGGAAATTGTGAAAGATAGCCAAACCCAAGAGCGATTAAAAACCCTCTATGAATCTCGTTATTTAAGTGGGGATTATCCTGATTTAGTTCCCATTGTAAAACAATTTTTACAGGAAGCCCAGGAACAATTAGGAGAGAATCTGCATCCCGAAAAAGCCTGTTTTGCCATTGCGGGGCCAGTAGTGCATCAAACCGCCAAATTAACTAATTTACCTTGGCACTTAGATGCTCAATATTTAGGGTCAGAATTAGCTATTTCCCAGGTGACTTTAATTAATGATTTTGAGGCGGTAGGATATGGGGTTACGGGTTTACCAGAAAGCGATCTTTTAGTATTACAAAAAGGACAGCATCAGGCGGATTCACCTATTGGAGTGATTGGGGCGGGAACTGGCTTAGGTCAATGTTTTGTTACACCTTTAGTTAATGGAATCAAAGTCTATCCCTGTGAAGGCGGTCATACGGATTTTGCCCCACGTTATGAATTAGAATTTCAGTTAATGAAGTATTTATTAGCTAAACATAGTATTGATAGAATATCCGTAGAACGGGTGGTATCTGGGCCAGGGATTATAGCGATTTATCAGTTTTTACGCGATACTGCTACGCAACGCTGGCGCGATCGCAATATGGCTACAGAATCTCCAGAAATTAGCGATATTGTCAAGGAATGGGAACATCAAATCGGGTTAACAGAAGTAACAGTTGATCCCGCCGCGGCTATTTCTCAAGCTGCTTTAGAAAAACGGGATCATTTATCAGAACAAACCATGCAGCTTTTTGTAGAATCCTATGGAGCAGAAGCGGGAAATTTAGCGTTAAAACTATTACCTTATGGCGGGTTATATATTGCTGGAGGAATTGCACCTAAGATTTTACCTTTATTAGAAACTTCTGAATTTATGCAGGCTTTTTCTAATAAAGGACGCATGAAACCCATCTTAGCTAAAGTTCCCGTTTATGTAGTATTAAATCCTCAAGTGGGATTAATTGGGGCGGCGGTTTGTGCCGCGATTTTTTAA
- a CDS encoding inositol monophosphatase family protein — MTKNELQFFLDVATLAAQAGGAVLKYYLGNLTDVQEKGRSGDLVTEADKASEAAILAVLERHVPDHGILTEESGELGDLKSPYLWAIDPLDGTTNFAHQYPFFSASIGLLINGVPQVGVIYDPFHDELFQAAKGLGATCNNRLISVSKTNSLDKSLLVTGFAYDRRETTDNNYAEFAHLTHLTQGVRRSGAASIDLAHTACGRLDGYWERGLSPWDMAAGIVLVEEAGGKVTAYDTSPFQISSGRILATNGYLHERLSQTLIETPALSSWKDK; from the coding sequence ATGACTAAAAATGAATTACAGTTTTTTTTAGATGTTGCCACCTTAGCTGCTCAGGCGGGGGGTGCTGTTTTAAAATACTATTTGGGAAATTTAACAGATGTTCAGGAAAAGGGACGGTCTGGGGATTTAGTCACCGAAGCGGATAAGGCATCGGAAGCGGCGATTTTAGCCGTATTGGAGCGTCATGTCCCTGACCATGGAATTTTAACCGAAGAATCGGGGGAATTGGGTGATTTGAAAAGTCCCTATCTTTGGGCTATTGACCCTTTAGATGGAACCACTAATTTCGCCCATCAATATCCGTTTTTTTCCGCTTCTATTGGATTATTAATTAATGGCGTTCCTCAAGTTGGGGTGATTTATGATCCCTTCCATGATGAATTATTTCAAGCCGCTAAAGGATTAGGAGCAACTTGCAATAATCGTTTAATTAGTGTATCTAAAACCAATAGTTTAGATAAAAGTTTATTAGTCACAGGCTTTGCCTATGATCGCCGAGAAACCACGGATAATAATTATGCCGAATTTGCCCATTTAACCCATTTAACCCAGGGAGTTCGTCGCAGTGGGGCGGCTTCAATTGATTTAGCACATACGGCCTGTGGACGGTTAGATGGCTATTGGGAAAGGGGTTTATCTCCTTGGGATATGGCGGCGGGAATTGTATTAGTAGAAGAAGCGGGAGGGAAAGTAACAGCTTATGATACCAGTCCGTTTCAAATTAGTTCGGGTCGAATTTTAGCAACTAATGGTTATTTACATGAACGGTTAAGTCAAACATTAATAGAAACTCCTGCATTATCGAGTTGGAAAGACAAATAA
- a CDS encoding nuclease, SNase-like, whose protein sequence is MGLLLLLTSCSQPDLPKGIFTKVERVISGQTLEILDKTAKIPVLQQVRLAGIIAPDLKQDPWGTRAKQHLKQLSEGKKILLEADLTAKDRYGRISGYIWIDGILINEQLLKEGYVLAETSSIYRPVTSNFQTQYSQRFNYAQEYARLMGNGIWNPDKPMGLTPTEFRQQQP, encoded by the coding sequence TTGGGTTTATTACTCCTGCTGACCAGTTGTTCTCAACCTGACCTTCCCAAAGGCATTTTTACCAAAGTTGAACGGGTGATTAGTGGTCAAACCCTGGAAATTCTTGATAAAACGGCTAAAATTCCGGTGTTGCAACAAGTTAGATTAGCAGGAATTATTGCCCCTGACTTGAAACAAGATCCTTGGGGAACCAGAGCTAAACAACATTTAAAACAACTTTCTGAGGGTAAAAAAATCCTATTAGAAGCAGATTTAACCGCAAAAGATCGCTATGGTCGCATCTCAGGTTATATCTGGATTGACGGAATTTTAATTAATGAACAGTTGCTCAAAGAAGGATATGTTTTAGCAGAAACATCCTCTATTTATCGCCCGGTGACTTCCAATTTCCAGACTCAATATAGTCAAAGGTTTAACTATGCTCAGGAATATGCCCGACTCATGGGAAATGGCATTTGGAACCCCGATAAACCCATGGGTTTAACACCAACGGAATTTCGACAGCAACAGCCTTAG
- a CDS encoding ferredoxin (ferredoxin (2Fe-2S)) — translation MASSHRVEIHYRQTGERFYVNVPEDRYILQSAENQGVDLPFSCRNGACTSCAVRVVSGELYQPEAMGLSPDLQKQGYALLCVSYPHSDLVVETQDEDEVYELQFGRYFGKGKVKTRLPLDED, via the coding sequence ATGGCCAGTTCCCATCGCGTAGAAATTCATTATCGTCAGACAGGTGAGCGTTTTTATGTCAACGTCCCCGAAGACCGATATATTCTGCAAAGTGCCGAAAATCAAGGGGTAGACTTGCCCTTTTCTTGTCGCAATGGTGCCTGTACCAGTTGTGCAGTAAGGGTAGTTTCTGGGGAGTTGTACCAACCGGAAGCCATGGGACTCTCCCCGGACTTACAGAAACAGGGATATGCGTTACTCTGTGTCAGTTATCCCCACTCCGATTTAGTTGTGGAAACCCAAGACGAGGATGAAGTGTATGAACTTCAATTCGGACGCTACTTTGGTAAAGGTAAAGTTAAAACCAGATTACCCCTGGACGAAGACTAA
- the dnaJ_2 gene encoding chaperone protein DnaJ: MSATDYKDYYTTLGLDKTATAEDIKKAYRKLARKYHPDMNPGNKQAEASFKDVSEAYEVLSDPEKRGKYDQFGQYWNQAGATGWPGGAGSAQDVSGFDFSQFNSFDDFINSLLGRGATGARPGSSSSRSYSYRTQTGNPSGFGGSPYGNDLGSGFNTRNPSSVADTEAIITLTLAEAFHGVQKRFATGEVTIPSGVKPGSRIRVRGQGQLDPYNQQRGDLYLKVEIQPHSFFQFDGDNLVCEVPVTPDEMVLGTSIEVPTPDGMVTMNIPAGIRSGQSLRLRGKGWPKPKGGGRTDQLVKIIVVPPKEISPSEREYYEKIRASRTFNPRNSLKDIKL; this comes from the coding sequence ATGTCTGCGACTGACTACAAAGACTACTACACGACTTTAGGACTAGATAAAACCGCAACGGCGGAGGATATTAAAAAAGCTTATCGCAAACTAGCCCGCAAATATCACCCGGACATGAATCCGGGGAACAAACAAGCTGAGGCGAGTTTTAAGGATGTCAGCGAAGCCTATGAGGTGTTATCCGACCCTGAGAAACGTGGAAAATATGATCAATTCGGTCAATATTGGAATCAAGCTGGAGCGACAGGTTGGCCGGGTGGTGCGGGTTCGGCTCAAGACGTTAGCGGGTTTGATTTTAGTCAATTTAACAGTTTTGATGATTTTATTAATAGTCTTTTAGGTCGTGGGGCTACCGGGGCTAGACCCGGAAGTAGTAGCAGTCGTAGTTATTCCTATCGGACTCAAACTGGAAACCCTTCTGGATTTGGGGGGAGTCCCTACGGTAATGATCTTGGTTCGGGATTTAACACCCGTAATCCTTCCTCTGTCGCTGATACGGAAGCGATTATTACTCTAACTCTGGCTGAAGCCTTTCATGGGGTACAAAAACGCTTTGCAACTGGAGAGGTAACGATTCCGTCGGGAGTTAAGCCTGGAAGTCGGATTCGAGTGAGAGGCCAAGGTCAACTTGACCCCTACAATCAACAACGGGGGGATTTATACCTGAAAGTGGAAATTCAACCCCATAGCTTTTTTCAATTTGATGGGGATAATCTGGTTTGTGAAGTTCCGGTTACTCCCGATGAAATGGTTTTAGGGACATCAATTGAAGTTCCGACACCTGATGGGATGGTGACGATGAATATTCCAGCCGGAATTCGTTCAGGACAGTCGTTAAGGTTACGGGGCAAAGGATGGCCAAAACCTAAAGGAGGCGGTCGCACGGATCAATTAGTTAAAATTATTGTTGTGCCACCAAAAGAAATTAGTCCAAGTGAACGGGAATATTATGAGAAAATTCGTGCCAGTCGCACGTTTAATCCCCGCAATAGTTTAAAAGACATCAAGCTTTGA